One Papaver somniferum cultivar HN1 chromosome 10, ASM357369v1, whole genome shotgun sequence genomic window carries:
- the LOC113315443 gene encoding trichohyalin-like encodes MEIRRNGRSRNNGENQIQTTDQQIPMQNISTEHDRVSVHTWKKNSTEEQDEEEVGGVIRGNEEIEALEELRQVIHEERRLEAEERANLTRQNQELRMENMRLQHRRSRSTTGSNSWSVRREIRRKSPVMEIDEDIRGEMQNLNQERREGGEIIENRSIPRGEIFYNEQDNRNQGNEQFHEQNYQNGEEDPEEERRMLRGREARRNQQTVEAEIERQCIEQTRLARERQRLRAEVEEQEYQEAMYQNNQGNRERSREHRNNVNIHEEHDRIQRRINRQQRERRRNEQNHREEDKRHNQIRRERQKEGDEDEFQDFAAQNMHEQRMRRTELKNPMEQNFGVNEQIVRELVEVRGLLNSRKE; translated from the coding sequence ATGGAAATAAGAAGAAATGGCAGATCAAGAAATAacggggaaaatcaaattcaaacaacCGATCAACAAATTCCGATGCAAAATATATCAACTGAACATGATAGAGTAAGTGTACACACTTGGAAGAAAAACTCAACAGAAGAGCAGGACGAAGAAGAAGTTGGAGGCGTAATACGAGGAAATGAAGAAATTGAGGCACTAGAAGAATTGAGGCAagtaatacatgaagaaagaaggtTAGAAGCAGAAGAACgagcaaatttaacaaggcaaaaccAGGAATTGAGAATGGAGAATATGAGACTGCAGCATAGAAGGTCCAGAAGTACTACTGGATCAAACTCATGGTCGGTTAGGAGAGAAATAAGACGAAAATCACCTGTAATGGAAATTGATGAAGATATTCGAGGGGAAATGCAAAATCTAAATCAAGAGCGTCGCGAAGGAGGAGAGATAATTGAAAATCGCTCTATTCCTCGAGGTGAAATTTTTTACAATGAGCAGGACAATAGAAATCAAGGGAATGAACAATTTCAtgaacaaaattaccaaaatggCGAAGAAgatccagaagaagaaaggagaatgTTGCGAGGGAGAGAAGCTCGCAGAAATCAACAAACTGTTGAAGCTGAAATTGAGAGGCAATGCATTGAACAAACACGTTTAGCTCGTGAAAGACAGAGGTTAAGAGCGGAAGTAGAGGAACAAGAATATCAAGAAGCAATGTATCAAAATAATCAGGGTAACCGGGAAAGAAGCCGCGAACATCGCAACAATGTTAATATTCATGAAGAGCACGATAGAATACAAAGAAGAATAAATAGACAACAAAGAGAAAGAAGGAGGAATGAACAAAATCatagagaagaagataaaagaCATAACCAAATTCGCAGAGAAAGACAAAAGGAGGGTGACGAAGATGAATTTCAAGATTTCGCAGCACAAAACATGCACGAGCAAAGAATGAGAAGAACTGAATTAAAAAATCCAAtggaacaaaattttggtgtaaaCGAACAAATCGTAAGAGAACTGGTAGAAGTAAGAGGATTGCTAAATAGTAGAAAAGAATGA
- the LOC113315444 gene encoding cAMP-inducible prespore protein D7-like, producing MEASQSESSMDQLSSIFADTPQVMGDGALINTCQALAGICDAPILIQNESLRGVSRSVTPSFLNSLGWKSRFCCCFRFGNRRAAFEKKNNVLRKKNEELVSESAKLRKKNEEVEAEFDVLRKKYEDLEAEFAVLRNKNTQLEIDSSSQQLKISNLENANKQLYEIYGLSDEATLLHSFPDPIDDDTLLERLNNSLNNTSNDRINSLPIDELRSKLQLLEIDHRSCLHMANKFKQFYHNSKKEIKLLQARNNNLIDDKYRITKQGAQSLADFHKILLDVQIERDRLVRENNVLVERENQVRSHLLVSNEDEFSWAAKVLDDARNNLSVDVSLHTEQTTLIKDILFEREESEGKLRQRIEELENEKKELAKNLSSCNEKCSRLKTQLKITVANFNNDIIGFRNDTIKMVFDDHKIPHSTYSCLLEEVTKNTPNLVISDSESEDSEDDEEYDEDEELEQSSDESIEK from the exons ATGGAAGCTTCTCAATCTGAGTCCTCTATGGATCAATTATCTAGTATCTTCGCCGATACTCCACAAGTTATGGGAGATGGCGCTCTCATCAACACATGTCAAGCCCTCGCTGGCATCTGCGATGCTCCCATTCTTATACAGAATGAGTCTCTTCGAGgggtttctagatcagtgacccCCAGCTTTCTGAATTCGCTTG GCTGGAAGAGCCGCTTTTGTTGTTGCTTCAGATTTGGAAATAGGCGTGCTGCCTTTGAAAAGAAGAATAATGTTCTTCGCAAGAAGAACGAAGAATTAGTCTCTGAATCTGCTAAACTtcggaagaagaatgaagaagtagAAGCTGAATTTGATGTTCTTCGCAAGAAGTATGAAGATCTAGAAGCTGAATTTGCTGTACTTCGCAATAAGAATACACAACTAGAAATTGACTCTTCTAGTCAGCAACTAAAGATATCCAATCTTGAAAATGCTAATAAACAACTTTATG aaatttatggtctttctgatgaggCTACTCTTCTTCATTCTTTCCCTGATCCAATAGATGATGATACTCTTCTTGAGCGTCTCAATAATTCTTTGAATAACACCTCTAATGATAGGATAAATTCTCTTCCAATAGACGAACTCAGGTCTAAACTTCAGCTTTTAGAAATTGACCACAGGTCTTGTCTTCATATGGCCAACAAATTTAAACAATTTTATCACAATTCTAAGAAAGAAATCAAACTTTTGCAAGCCAGGAATAATAATCTTATAGACGATAAATATCGTATCACCAAGCAAGGTGCCCAATCTTTAGCGGATTTCCATAAGATTCTACTTGATGTTCAAATTGAGAGAGATCGACTTGTTCGTGAAAATAACGTTCTTGTTGAAAGGGAGAACCAAGTTCGTTCCCATCTTCTTGttagtaatgaggatgaattttccTGGGCTGCGAAGGTTCTTGATGATGCCAGGAATAATTTAAGTGTAGATGTTAGCCTCCATACCGAACAAACAACCCTGATTAAAGACATACTTTTTGAAAGAGAAG AGTCTGAAGGAAAGCTTCGCCAGAGAATTGAAGAACTGGAAAACGAGAAAAAAGAActtgcaaagaatctttcttcttgcAATGAGAAATGCTCCCGACTGAAGACTCAGCtgaagatcactgttgcgaactttaataaTGACATTATTGGTTTTCGCAATGACACCATTAAGATGGTTTTTGATGACCATAAAATTCCTCATTCTACATATTCTTGCCTTTTAGAAGAAGTTACAAAGAATACTCCTAACTTAGTCATCTCTGATAGTGAATCCGaagattctgaggatgatgaagaatatgatgaagatgaagaattagaGCAATCTAGTGATGAATCCATCGAGAAATag